One genomic window of Solanum stenotomum isolate F172 chromosome 9, ASM1918654v1, whole genome shotgun sequence includes the following:
- the LOC125877330 gene encoding uncharacterized protein LOC125877330, protein MVRKEVIKWLDAGVVYPISDGIWVFHVQCVSKKDGAIVVTNDKNELIPTGIVMATFRRYMMVIFYDLVEEFIEIFMDNFSVFGEAFELCLKNHDRLFARYEENQLSVELGEMSFLAEISERGKKFSETCTFLQAIHQGFLQVFHNYVRGLLEKEVKFQFDESCIMAFEVLEKNFIEAPILIAPSCETPFELMYDASDVVVGVVPGQRKDKVFHSIYYGSKNSDSAQVKYIVTEKEMLSLVLAYDKFMSYLMKTVMFIKLLGT, encoded by the exons ATGGTGAGAAAAGAAGTGATAAAGTGGCTGGATGCAGGTGTAGTTTATCCAATTTCTGACGGCATATGGGTTTTTCATGTGCAATGTGTATCAAAAAAGGATGGTGCTATTGTGGTGACGAATGACAAGAATGAGTTGATCCCAACAGGAATAGTCATGG CTACCTTTCGGAGATACATGATGGTCATATTCTATGATTTGGTGGAAGAGTTCATTGAGATTTTCATGGACAATTTCTCAGTGTTTGGTGAGGCTTTTGAGTTGTGTTTGAAGAATCACGACAGATTATTTGCTCGCTATGAAGAAAACCAACTTAGTgttgaattgggagaaatgtcatttcttGCTGAGATAAG TGAAAGGGGTAAGAAGTTTTCTGAGACATGCACATTTCTACAAGCGATTCATCAGGGATTTCTCCAAGTTTTCCATAACTATGTGCGAGGTCTattggagaaggaggtgaaatttCAGTTTGATGAGAGTTGCATCATGGCATTTGAGGTGCTGGAGAAGAATTTTATTGAAGCTCCAATCCTCATTGCTCCTAGTTGTGAGACGCCTTTTGAGTTAATGTATGATGCTAGTGATGTGGTTGTGGGTGTAGTGCCTGGACAGAGGAAGGACAAAGTCTTCCATTCCATCTACTATGGCAGCAAAAATTCGGACTCTGCTCAAGTGAAATACATTGTGACTGAAAAGGAGATGCTTTCTTTAGTCTTGGCATATGACAAGTTCATGTCATACTTGATGAAAACAGTTATGTTCATAAAACTTTTAGGTACCTGA